Proteins encoded by one window of Halobaculum halobium:
- a CDS encoding metallophosphoesterase — translation MAADGSGRSGGADPNGGSGQRIGSDRPSPAPLVEPVPGAPAAVADLGDETGLLVADYHAGIEAGLRYERGVELDSAGEERRERVLDLLARTGADRLVVLGDLAHRVGGAGDAETAEIDALLSAVGVPVTLVIGNHDAGIAEAFEDRVDVTPAGGARLGDVGVLHGHTWPAPEVLGADVICMGHEHVAVKLEDAVGGARAEKAWLRGSLAPAAFDGEVDLDAAGVDWREPELVVFPAFNDRSGGTWVNVEGQGFLAPFLPAGFTEGEAYLLDGTRLGDYRRI, via the coding sequence ATGGCGGCCGACGGTTCGGGCCGAAGTGGCGGTGCGGACCCGAATGGCGGTTCGGGCCAGCGCATCGGTTCGGACCGCCCTTCGCCGGCGCCGCTCGTCGAACCGGTGCCGGGCGCGCCGGCCGCTGTCGCAGACCTCGGCGATGAGACCGGGCTGCTCGTCGCAGACTACCACGCCGGGATCGAGGCCGGCCTCCGCTACGAGCGCGGCGTCGAACTCGACAGCGCGGGCGAGGAGCGGCGCGAGCGCGTGCTCGATCTACTCGCGCGCACCGGCGCCGACCGACTCGTTGTCCTCGGTGACCTGGCCCACCGCGTCGGCGGCGCCGGCGACGCTGAGACGGCCGAGATCGACGCCCTCCTGTCGGCGGTCGGGGTTCCTGTGACGCTCGTGATCGGGAATCACGACGCCGGGATCGCGGAAGCGTTCGAGGACCGAGTCGACGTGACCCCCGCCGGGGGCGCCCGCCTCGGCGACGTGGGCGTGCTCCACGGCCACACGTGGCCCGCGCCGGAGGTCCTCGGCGCTGACGTGATCTGCATGGGCCACGAGCACGTCGCCGTCAAGTTGGAGGACGCCGTCGGTGGCGCGCGCGCGGAGAAAGCGTGGCTGCGCGGGTCGCTCGCGCCCGCGGCGTTTGACGGCGAGGTCGATCTCGACGCCGCCGGCGTCGACTGGCGTGAGCCCGAACTCGTCGTGTTCCCGGCGTTCAACGACCGCTCCGGGGGCACGTGGGTGAACGTCGAGGGGCAGGGCTTTCTCGCGCCGTTTCTCCCCGCAGGGTTCACGGAGGGAGAGGCGTACCTCCTCGACGGCACTCGGCTGGGCGACTACCGGCGGATCTGA
- a CDS encoding coiled-coil protein, which yields MVTKEEVLEEYGLDQLDESRNVSLSEEELENDSKGQLIKKAGQLRDRRNELNQMASERASKRDDLNAKTREKVDEAQEHRESRDELNEQVQEHKESRNTLNAEANELFDEVEEMKQDLELGSGKSIEELKEEIEDLEFKQQTEVLGTDEERELIEKIESKREKLAEKKGKVDQSGELEALIEEAEEVRSEASTHHQKVTELADEAQEHHNQMIEAYREADEIRDEADAMHELFVEAQESADQHHEDFVRVQKRLRELDKEEEEEKKEEREAKMEEEREEAEEIYQKFKEGETLDTEDLMKLQKTGLL from the coding sequence ATGGTAACGAAAGAAGAAGTTCTCGAAGAGTACGGTCTCGACCAGCTGGATGAATCACGAAACGTCTCCCTTTCCGAGGAGGAACTGGAGAACGATTCGAAGGGCCAGCTGATCAAGAAGGCCGGTCAGCTCCGTGACCGACGTAACGAGCTCAACCAGATGGCGTCCGAGCGCGCGTCCAAGCGCGACGACCTGAACGCGAAGACACGTGAGAAGGTCGACGAGGCCCAAGAGCACCGCGAGTCGCGGGACGAGCTCAACGAGCAGGTCCAAGAGCACAAGGAGTCGCGCAACACACTGAACGCCGAGGCGAACGAGCTGTTCGACGAGGTCGAGGAGATGAAGCAGGACCTCGAGCTCGGCTCGGGCAAGTCCATCGAGGAACTCAAAGAGGAGATCGAAGACCTCGAGTTCAAACAGCAGACCGAAGTCCTCGGCACCGACGAGGAGCGCGAACTCATCGAGAAAATCGAGAGCAAGCGCGAGAAGCTCGCCGAAAAGAAGGGCAAGGTCGATCAGAGTGGTGAACTCGAAGCGCTGATCGAGGAGGCCGAAGAGGTCCGCTCGGAGGCGTCGACGCACCACCAGAAGGTGACCGAGCTGGCCGACGAGGCCCAAGAGCACCACAACCAGATGATCGAGGCCTACCGCGAGGCCGACGAGATCCGCGACGAAGCGGACGCCATGCACGAGCTGTTCGTGGAGGCACAGGAGTCGGCCGACCAGCACCACGAGGACTTCGTCCGCGTCCAGAAGCGCCTGCGCGAACTGGACAAGGAGGAGGAGGAAGAGAAGAAGGAGGAGCGCGAGGCCAAGATGGAAGAGGAGCGCGAGGAGGCCGAGGAGATCTACCAGAAGTTCAAGGAAGGCGAAACCCTCGACACCGAGGACCTGATGAAGCTCCAGAAGACGGGGCTTCTCTAA
- the sppA gene encoding signal peptide peptidase SppA, which yields MTSSTKRSVASVGVLAAAAVIAAVVGYALFVVVPGDLAELVGVVLTIAVVAVALKVAGATLASRFADYTVAEVAVDGPITRDGDASGFPPSPGSPSADEIVDQIERADADPNAEALLVKLNTPGGEIVPSEDIRLAAERFDGPTVGYATDTCASGGYAIAAGCDELWAREGSVVGSIGVIGSRPNVNELADRLGISYEQFTAGEYKDAGLPLKEVTPDERAYLQGIVDDYYDQFIEQVAAGRDMDQDEIRETEARVFLGAEAHERGLVDELGDREAVLDGLEERTGREAIVEEFTPSRGLMGRLRGSAAAVAYALGAGVAGAVARDGAGDGASDVRFRR from the coding sequence ATGACATCGTCCACGAAGCGGTCGGTCGCCAGCGTGGGGGTTCTGGCCGCCGCCGCCGTAATCGCAGCAGTCGTCGGATACGCGCTGTTCGTCGTCGTGCCGGGCGACCTCGCCGAGCTGGTCGGCGTCGTTCTCACTATCGCGGTCGTCGCGGTCGCGCTCAAGGTCGCCGGCGCGACGTTGGCGTCGCGGTTCGCCGACTACACCGTCGCCGAGGTCGCCGTCGACGGCCCGATCACCCGCGACGGCGACGCGAGCGGGTTCCCGCCGTCGCCGGGCTCCCCCAGCGCCGACGAGATCGTCGACCAGATCGAGCGCGCCGACGCGGACCCGAACGCCGAGGCGCTGCTGGTGAAGCTGAACACGCCCGGAGGGGAGATCGTTCCAAGCGAGGACATCCGGCTGGCGGCCGAGCGCTTCGACGGCCCGACCGTCGGCTACGCGACCGACACCTGCGCCAGCGGCGGCTACGCGATCGCCGCCGGCTGCGACGAACTGTGGGCGCGTGAGGGGAGCGTTGTCGGCTCCATCGGCGTCATCGGGTCGCGACCGAACGTCAACGAACTGGCCGACCGCCTCGGGATCAGCTACGAGCAGTTCACCGCCGGCGAGTACAAGGACGCCGGCCTCCCGCTCAAGGAGGTGACGCCCGACGAACGGGCATACCTCCAAGGTATCGTCGACGACTACTACGACCAGTTCATCGAACAGGTCGCGGCGGGCCGGGACATGGACCAAGACGAGATCCGCGAGACTGAGGCCCGGGTGTTCCTCGGCGCCGAGGCGCACGAGCGCGGGCTCGTCGACGAGCTCGGCGACCGCGAGGCCGTGCTCGACGGCCTCGAAGAACGAACCGGACGCGAGGCGATCGTCGAGGAGTTCACGCCCAGCCGAGGTCTCATGGGCCGGCTCCGGGGCAGCGCCGCCGCGGTGGCGTACGCGTTGGGTGCCGGCGTCGCGGGCGCCGTCGCCCGCGATGGGGCCGGCGACGGGGCTTCGGACGTTCGATTCCGACGATGA
- a CDS encoding DUF373 family protein codes for MTTLVLCVDRSNDVGRKAGVDTPVVGWEAVRSLVTDLGLADPEDAGVNSLLESLRVARDLSDEGEEVVVAVVSGAGDSAVRADRALARQLDDVLATNEFDSAVVVIDSAADERAVPMVESRLPVDAVDRVVVRQARDLESTYYLLKQFMADEELRETVLVPIGVGLLILPALLVYFSPAIAVAAVTTLLGATLLYYGMGMDEAVESAPEHAREALYSGQVSVVTYVAALGLSVVGVFLGVLSASPVEGAEFVAGLQFAYAAVPWLALAALTASFGRLLDELIRDEGVRTPYLNLPFGVLAVGLLFRGFAGYFLEQEAGKEPLVLLGYALSPTQRLAVFIVGGIALALVGVRVAASVSDETLDEVIDETGSGSTGDAGIGGNRGDGG; via the coding sequence GTGACGACGCTGGTCCTGTGCGTGGACCGTTCGAACGACGTCGGTCGGAAGGCCGGCGTCGACACTCCGGTCGTGGGGTGGGAGGCGGTCCGGTCGCTCGTGACGGATCTGGGCCTCGCAGACCCCGAGGACGCCGGCGTCAACTCGCTGCTCGAATCCCTCCGGGTCGCCCGCGACCTCTCCGACGAGGGCGAGGAGGTCGTCGTCGCGGTCGTCTCCGGCGCCGGCGACTCCGCGGTGCGCGCCGACCGCGCGCTCGCTCGCCAGCTCGACGACGTGCTCGCGACGAACGAGTTCGACTCCGCGGTCGTCGTCATCGACTCCGCCGCCGACGAGCGCGCCGTGCCGATGGTCGAGTCTCGGCTGCCCGTCGACGCCGTCGATCGCGTCGTCGTCCGGCAGGCGCGCGACCTCGAGTCGACGTACTACCTCCTCAAGCAGTTCATGGCCGACGAGGAGCTCCGCGAGACGGTGCTCGTGCCGATCGGCGTCGGACTGCTCATCCTCCCGGCGCTGCTCGTGTACTTCTCGCCGGCGATCGCGGTCGCGGCCGTGACGACGCTCCTGGGCGCGACGTTGTTGTACTACGGAATGGGGATGGACGAGGCAGTCGAGTCGGCGCCAGAGCACGCCCGGGAGGCGCTGTACTCCGGGCAGGTGTCGGTCGTGACGTACGTCGCCGCGCTCGGGCTCTCGGTCGTCGGCGTCTTCCTCGGCGTCCTCTCGGCGTCGCCCGTCGAGGGCGCGGAGTTCGTCGCCGGCCTGCAGTTCGCGTACGCCGCGGTGCCGTGGCTGGCGCTTGCGGCGCTGACGGCGTCGTTCGGCCGACTGCTCGACGAACTCATTCGAGACGAAGGCGTCCGGACCCCGTATCTGAACCTCCCGTTCGGCGTGCTCGCCGTCGGGCTGCTGTTTCGCGGCTTCGCGGGCTACTTCCTCGAACAGGAGGCGGGCAAGGAGCCGTTGGTCCTGCTCGGGTACGCGCTGTCGCCGACCCAGCGGCTCGCGGTGTTCATCGTCGGCGGCATCGCGCTCGCGCTCGTGGGCGTCCGCGTCGCCGCCAGCGTCTCCGACGAGACGCTCGACGAGGTTATCGACGAGACCGGATCCGGATCGACCGGCGACGCCGGCATCGGCGGAAACCGCGGCGACGGCGGCTGA
- a CDS encoding aldo/keto reductase encodes MPTLGLGTWENTDPEACRNAVATALEMGYRHIDTAQIYGNEAEVGDGIARAEVAREDVFLATKVWIDNLAPADVRRTTEESLDRLGVDSVDLMYVHWPAREYDAEETLAAFNELYDDGLIDRIGISNFEPAQVAEAVEVSDAPIFANQIELHPLLQQEELREACGEHDVELVAYSPLARGQVFDVPELTEIAEKHDASEAQVSLAWLREKGVTAIPKATSEAHIRDNWESIGVTLDDEDVAAIDAIDREDRRVDPGFAPWN; translated from the coding sequence ATGCCGACGCTCGGCCTCGGTACCTGGGAGAACACGGATCCCGAGGCGTGTCGCAACGCCGTCGCGACCGCCCTCGAGATGGGATATCGCCACATCGACACCGCCCAGATCTACGGCAACGAGGCGGAGGTCGGCGACGGCATCGCCCGGGCCGAGGTGGCCCGTGAGGACGTGTTTCTCGCGACCAAGGTGTGGATCGACAACCTCGCGCCCGCGGACGTGCGACGGACGACCGAGGAGAGCCTCGACCGCCTCGGCGTCGATTCCGTCGATCTCATGTACGTCCACTGGCCGGCGCGCGAGTACGACGCCGAGGAGACGCTCGCGGCGTTCAACGAGCTGTACGACGACGGCCTGATCGATCGGATCGGCATCTCCAACTTCGAACCCGCGCAGGTCGCGGAGGCCGTGGAGGTCAGCGACGCGCCGATCTTCGCGAACCAGATCGAGTTGCACCCGCTGCTCCAGCAGGAGGAGCTTCGAGAGGCCTGTGGCGAACACGACGTGGAGCTCGTGGCCTACTCTCCGCTCGCGCGCGGGCAGGTGTTCGACGTGCCGGAGCTGACGGAGATCGCAGAGAAGCACGACGCAAGCGAGGCACAGGTGAGTCTCGCGTGGCTGCGCGAGAAGGGCGTCACTGCGATCCCGAAGGCCACGAGCGAGGCGCACATCCGCGACAATTGGGAGTCGATCGGTGTGACGTTGGACGACGAAGACGTGGCAGCGATCGACGCGATCGATCGAGAGGACCGTCGCGTCGACCCCGGATTCGCACCCTGGAACTGA
- a CDS encoding proteasome assembly chaperone family protein translates to MDDIDIEVVADPELEDPVFIEGLPGVGHVGKLVAEHLVEEFDGELVRRVYTTDFPPQVTVDDDGVAELTHAEFHHVDADGQDLVVLTGDHQAASNEGHYTLTTAFLDIAEEFGCERAFALGGVPTGELIEDDEYGVLAARTDDIDREELEAAGVEFRENEPAGGIVGVSGLVLGLGARRGLPAACLMGETSGYLVDPKSAQAVLEVLQGLLDIEVDFADLEERAEEMEEVVGKIQEMQGGGGGMPSEDELRYIG, encoded by the coding sequence ATGGACGACATCGACATCGAGGTCGTCGCCGACCCCGAGCTCGAAGACCCGGTGTTCATCGAGGGGCTTCCCGGCGTCGGCCACGTCGGCAAGCTCGTCGCCGAGCACCTCGTCGAGGAGTTCGACGGCGAGCTCGTCAGGCGCGTGTACACGACCGACTTCCCCCCGCAGGTGACGGTCGACGACGACGGCGTCGCGGAGCTGACCCACGCGGAGTTCCACCACGTCGACGCCGACGGCCAGGACCTCGTCGTGCTCACCGGCGACCACCAGGCCGCCAGTAACGAGGGGCACTACACCCTGACGACCGCGTTCCTCGACATCGCCGAGGAGTTCGGCTGCGAGCGCGCGTTCGCGCTCGGCGGGGTGCCGACGGGCGAACTCATCGAGGACGACGAGTACGGCGTGCTCGCCGCGCGCACCGACGACATCGACCGCGAGGAACTGGAGGCCGCGGGCGTCGAGTTCCGGGAGAACGAGCCCGCCGGCGGCATCGTCGGCGTCTCCGGGCTGGTGCTCGGGCTGGGCGCCCGGCGCGGCCTCCCGGCGGCGTGTCTGATGGGCGAGACCTCCGGCTATCTCGTCGACCCGAAGAGCGCGCAGGCCGTACTCGAAGTGCTCCAAGGCCTGCTCGACATCGAGGTCGACTTCGCCGACTTGGAGGAGCGCGCCGAGGAGATGGAGGAAGTCGTCGGCAAGATCCAGGAGATGCAAGGCGGCGGCGGCGGGATGCCAAGCGAGGACGAACTGCGCTACATCGGCTGA
- a CDS encoding RNA-protein complex protein Nop10, whose product MKSDIRVCADWETAHDRPVYTLGDACPECGAAAVNSAPAPFNPEDPHGKYRRRARRRNRDGGANAAGE is encoded by the coding sequence GTGAAGTCCGACATTCGGGTGTGCGCCGACTGGGAGACGGCCCACGATCGCCCCGTCTACACCCTCGGCGACGCCTGCCCCGAGTGCGGCGCAGCCGCCGTCAACTCCGCGCCCGCGCCGTTCAACCCGGAGGACCCACACGGGAAGTACCGACGGCGCGCCCGCCGTCGAAACCGCGACGGCGGCGCGAACGCCGCGGGCGAGTAG